One Candidatus Acidiferrales bacterium DNA segment encodes these proteins:
- a CDS encoding MgtC/SapB family protein, with protein sequence MRIDLTLSIAGRILLAAFLGGIIGLEREIRRKPAGLRTNMFICVGSALFTILSAELAKIFGGEPVRIAAQLIPGIGFIGAGSILHARGSVVGLTTAATIFVIASIGMAVGGGMYLTGIFTTFFLLFALWALGRFERRFDLKTQTMSYNVTCQNIEEGMSGINATLESRKLALQNLRVQRVGKEYVVEFEADVTDSQHRELMKQIERMEATSEPGSPRGSAKD encoded by the coding sequence ATGCGGATTGATCTTACGCTCTCGATCGCCGGGCGGATCTTGCTGGCGGCTTTCCTGGGAGGCATCATCGGTCTGGAACGCGAGATTCGCCGCAAGCCGGCCGGGCTGCGCACGAACATGTTCATCTGCGTGGGCTCAGCGCTTTTCACGATCCTGTCCGCCGAACTGGCAAAGATATTTGGCGGCGAACCGGTTCGCATCGCCGCCCAACTCATCCCGGGCATTGGTTTCATCGGCGCGGGATCGATCCTTCATGCTCGGGGTTCGGTGGTGGGCCTGACCACGGCGGCGACGATCTTTGTGATTGCCAGCATCGGGATGGCGGTGGGCGGCGGCATGTACCTGACCGGAATCTTCACCACCTTCTTTCTCTTGTTTGCCCTCTGGGCTTTGGGGCGGTTTGAGCGGCGTTTCGACCTGAAGACCCAGACCATGAGCTACAACGTGACCTGTCAGAACATCGAGGAAGGGATGAGCGGAATCAACGCCACGCTCGAAAGCCGCAAGCTCGCCTTGCAAAACCTGCGGGTGCAGCGAGTGGGGAAGGAATACGTTGTCGAGTTTGAAGCTGATGTCACGGACTCGCAGCATCGGGAACTGATGAAGCAGATTGAGAGAATGGAAGCCACGTCCGAGCCGGGCTCACCCCGAGGTTCAGCGAAGGATTAA
- a CDS encoding Lrp/AsnC ligand binding domain-containing protein, protein MLRAYILVDTSTDADLLHSASQILHIKHVRTIATTTGSHDFVVRVECEEEGALEETIIEIRKMEGIKKTETLVVLSESTPERDRAIR, encoded by the coding sequence ATGCTGCGAGCCTATATCCTTGTTGACACCTCGACGGACGCCGATCTGCTTCACTCGGCCAGCCAGATTCTCCACATCAAGCACGTGCGCACGATTGCCACGACCACCGGGAGCCATGACTTTGTGGTGAGAGTCGAGTGTGAGGAGGAGGGCGCCCTCGAAGAGACCATTATTGAGATTCGCAAAATGGAGGGCATCAAGAAGACGGAAACTTTGGTGGTCCTCTCCGAATCGACTCCCGAGCGCGATCGGGCCATACGCTAG
- the dapF gene encoding diaminopimelate epimerase: protein MPRSIPFSKAQAHGNDFLLVEARLIPARHAGALARAICDRHFGVGADGLILARRGERAGRASVVHREPRDRGFRPRPSARAARVAIRIINADGSEAEISGNGVRCAAAWFLDRHQRVAETLFVLTKAGARKVELLERGGRRFLFRTEMGKPIFAPERIPFAPSRSLRRAGQAAGPILDFAIPVGDEVVHATVLSTGNPHCVLFVDDFEMIDWMALGQELESHPFFPQRTNVEFVKVKSPTEIEVRFYERGVGKTLSSGTGSCAAAVASHLARGTEREVDVHTLGGVLQVRWREDGMLAQVAGAEILANGRFFWR, encoded by the coding sequence TTGCCACGCTCGATCCCGTTTAGTAAAGCACAGGCTCATGGCAACGATTTCTTGCTGGTGGAGGCCCGGCTCATTCCAGCGCGCCACGCCGGCGCCCTGGCAAGGGCCATCTGCGATCGCCATTTTGGCGTAGGCGCAGACGGCCTCATCCTGGCTCGCCGCGGCGAGCGTGCCGGGCGGGCGAGCGTGGTTCATCGTGAGCCGCGAGACCGGGGCTTCAGGCCGAGGCCTTCCGCGCGGGCGGCGCGAGTGGCGATTCGCATCATCAATGCCGACGGATCCGAGGCTGAAATCTCCGGCAACGGAGTGCGGTGTGCGGCAGCGTGGTTTCTGGATCGTCACCAAAGAGTCGCCGAGACTCTTTTCGTCCTCACCAAGGCCGGGGCGCGTAAAGTCGAACTGCTGGAGCGTGGCGGGCGTCGTTTTCTCTTCCGCACTGAGATGGGGAAACCAATCTTCGCTCCGGAGCGGATCCCGTTTGCCCCCTCGCGCTCGCTGCGGCGAGCGGGCCAGGCCGCCGGGCCGATTCTGGATTTTGCCATTCCGGTGGGAGATGAAGTGGTGCATGCCACGGTTCTTTCAACTGGCAACCCCCACTGCGTCCTTTTTGTGGATGATTTCGAGATGATCGACTGGATGGCGCTCGGCCAGGAACTGGAAAGCCATCCTTTCTTTCCCCAACGAACGAATGTCGAATTTGTGAAGGTGAAGTCGCCGACTGAAATCGAAGTGCGATTTTATGAGCGAGGCGTGGGAAAGACTCTGTCTTCCGGCACCGGCTCATGCGCGGCGGCGGTGGCGTCGCATCTTGCCCGCGGGACGGAAAGAGAGGTGGATGTCCATACTCTCGGCGGAGTTTTGCAGGTGCGGTGGCGGGAAGATGGGATGCTCGCGCAGGTGGCGGGAGCGGAAATTTTGGCGAATGGAAGGTTTTTCTGGAGGTAA